In Callospermophilus lateralis isolate mCalLat2 chromosome 10, mCalLat2.hap1, whole genome shotgun sequence, a single genomic region encodes these proteins:
- the Nrros gene encoding transforming growth factor beta activator LRRC33 isoform X2, with protein sequence MRPAEPPGPPGAGDGVADCRGQNLASVPSSLPSHSRTLILDANPLKTLWNHSLQPYPLLENLSLHSCHLGLIGLDAFQGQGHLHNLALADNCLSENYKETAAALHTLPDLRRLDLSGNSLTEDMAALMLQNLSSLEAVSLARNTLMRLDDCVFEGLEHLRELDLQRNYIFEIEGGAFDGLTELRRLNLAYNNLPCIVDFGLTQLQFLNISYNALEWFLAAKEEAAFELEMLDLSHNQLLFFPLLPQCSKLHTLLLRDNNMGFYRDLYNTSSPQEMVAQFLLVDGNVTNITTVSLWEEFASSDLAALHFLDMSQNQFQYLPDGFLKKMPSLSHLNLNQNCLMMLHIREHEPPATLKELDLSHNQLSELHLAPGLTGCLRSLRLFNLSSNQLQGVPTGLFANASNITTIDMSHNQVLLCPQPAPLDRAGPPSCVDFRNMTSLRSLSLEGCGLGALQDCPFQGTALTHLDLSSNWGILNGSIAPLQDIAGTLQVLSLRNVGLNSGFTELDFSGFGNLRDLDLSGNFLTSFPRFRSSLALQTLDLRRNSLTALPQRAVSEQLLRSLQTIYLSQNPYDCCGVEGWGALQHLKSVADLAMVTCNLSSKVIRVLELPGGVPQDCKWERVDMGLLYLVLILPSCLTLLVACTVIFLTFKKPLLQVIKSRCHWSSIY encoded by the coding sequence GGGGATGGCGTTGCTGACTGCAGAGGGCAGAACCTTGCTTCAGTGCCCAGCAGCCTCCCGTCCCACTCACGGACACTCATCCTGGACGCCAACCCTCTCAAGACCCTGTGGAATCATTCCCTCCAGCCGTACCCTCTTCTGGAGAACCTCAGCCTGCACAGCTGCCACCTGGGACTCATCGGCCTTGATGCCTTCCAGGGGCAAGGCCACCTGCACAATCTGGCTCTTGCTGACAACTGCCTCTCTGAGAACTACAAGGAGACAGCAGCTGCTCTCCACACCCTGCCAGATCTGCGGAGGCTCGACTTGTCAGGAAACTCTCTAACGGAAGACATGGCAGCCCTCATGCTGCAGAACCTCTCTTCACTGGAGGCTGTGTCCTTGGCAAGGAACACCCTGATGAGGCTTGATGACTGTGTCTTTGAGGGCCTGGAGCACCTCAGGGAACTGGATTTGCAGAGGAACTACATCTTTGAGATTGAGGGTGGTGCTTTTGATGGCTTGACTGAGCTGAGACGCCTCAACTTGGCCTACAACAACCTCCCCTGCATTGTGGACTTTGGTCTCACACAGCTACAGTTTCTAAACATCAGCTACAATGCCCTGGAGTGGTTCCTGGCAGCCAAGGAGGAGGCTGCCTTTGAGCTGGAGATGCTGGACCTGTCTCACAACCAACTGCTGTTCTTCCCTCTCCTACCCCAGTGCAGTAAGTTGCACACTCTCCTGCTACGGGACAACAACATGGGCTTCTACAGGGACTTGTACAATACCTCGTCACCGCAGGAGATGGTGGCCCAGTTCCTCCTTGTGGACGGCAATGTGACCAACATCACCACTGTCAGCCTCTGGGAAGAGTTTGCCTCCAGTGACCTGGCAGCTCTTCACTTCCTGGACATGAGCCAGAACCAGTTCCAGTACCTGCCAGATGGCTTCCTAAAGAAAATGCCTTCCCTCTCCCACCTGAACCTCAACCAGAATTGCCTGATGATGCTCCACATCCGGGAGCATGAGCCCCCAGCCACACTTAAAGAACTAGACCTGAGCCACAACCAGCTCTCAGAGCTACACTTGGCTCCAGGGCTTACGGGCTGCCTAAGGAGCCTCCGCTTGTTTAATCTGAGCTCCAACCAGCTCCAGGGTGTCCCCACTGGCCTTTTTGCCAATGCCAGTAACATCACTACAATTGACATGAGCCATAATCAGGTCTTACTTTGTCCCCAGCCAGCTCCCTTAGATAGGGCAGGACCCCCCAGCTGTgtggatttcagaaatatgacATCTTTAAGGAGCCTCTCTCTGGAGGGCTGTGGGTTAGGGGCATTACAAGACTGCCCATTCCAAGGGACGGCTCTCACTCACTTAGACCTGTCCAGCAACTGGGGGATTCTGAATGGGAGCATTGCTCCTCTCCAGGATATTGCCGGCACCTTACAGGTCCTATCTCTCAGGAACGTGGGCCTCAATTCTGGCTTCACAGAATTGGACTTTTCTGGATTTGGGAATCTGAGGGACTTGGATCTGTCAGGAAATTTCTTGACTAGCTTCCCGAGGTTCAGGAGCAGCCTGGCTCTGCAGACCCTGGATCTCCGCAGAAACTCTCTCACTGCCCTTCCTCAGAGGGCTGTGTCTGAGCAGCTCCTGAGGAGTCTGCAGACCATCTACCTCAGTCAGAATCCATATGACTGCTGTGGAGTGGAGGGATGGGGGGCCCTGCAGCACCTGAAGAGCGTCGCCGACTTGGCCATGGTCACTTGCAACCTCTCCTCCAAGGTCATTCGTGTGCTGGAGCTGCCAGGCGGCGTGCCTCAGGACTGCAAGTGGGAGCGGGTAGACATGGGCCTGCTCTACCTTGTGCTTATTCTCCCCAGTTGCCTCACCCTATTGGTGGCCTGCACTGTGATCTTCCTCACTTTTAAGAAGCCTTTGCTTCAGGTAATCAAGAGCCGCTGCCACTGGTCCTCCATATACTGA
- the Nrros gene encoding transforming growth factor beta activator LRRC33 isoform X1 produces the protein MPQRGGSPAPRSAALEEEAEPGRRCAPRSHLGLREPAALEMELLPLWLCLGFHFLTMKWKNGSGMAVVASQGGCKLGDGVADCRGQNLASVPSSLPSHSRTLILDANPLKTLWNHSLQPYPLLENLSLHSCHLGLIGLDAFQGQGHLHNLALADNCLSENYKETAAALHTLPDLRRLDLSGNSLTEDMAALMLQNLSSLEAVSLARNTLMRLDDCVFEGLEHLRELDLQRNYIFEIEGGAFDGLTELRRLNLAYNNLPCIVDFGLTQLQFLNISYNALEWFLAAKEEAAFELEMLDLSHNQLLFFPLLPQCSKLHTLLLRDNNMGFYRDLYNTSSPQEMVAQFLLVDGNVTNITTVSLWEEFASSDLAALHFLDMSQNQFQYLPDGFLKKMPSLSHLNLNQNCLMMLHIREHEPPATLKELDLSHNQLSELHLAPGLTGCLRSLRLFNLSSNQLQGVPTGLFANASNITTIDMSHNQVLLCPQPAPLDRAGPPSCVDFRNMTSLRSLSLEGCGLGALQDCPFQGTALTHLDLSSNWGILNGSIAPLQDIAGTLQVLSLRNVGLNSGFTELDFSGFGNLRDLDLSGNFLTSFPRFRSSLALQTLDLRRNSLTALPQRAVSEQLLRSLQTIYLSQNPYDCCGVEGWGALQHLKSVADLAMVTCNLSSKVIRVLELPGGVPQDCKWERVDMGLLYLVLILPSCLTLLVACTVIFLTFKKPLLQVIKSRCHWSSIY, from the exons TGCTGCCCTTGAGATGGAGTTGCTGCCCCTTTGGCTCTGCCTGGGTTTTCATTTCTTGACCATGAAATGGAAGAATGGAAGTGGGATGGCCGTGGTGGCTTCCCAAGGGGGTTGCAAGTTG GGGGATGGCGTTGCTGACTGCAGAGGGCAGAACCTTGCTTCAGTGCCCAGCAGCCTCCCGTCCCACTCACGGACACTCATCCTGGACGCCAACCCTCTCAAGACCCTGTGGAATCATTCCCTCCAGCCGTACCCTCTTCTGGAGAACCTCAGCCTGCACAGCTGCCACCTGGGACTCATCGGCCTTGATGCCTTCCAGGGGCAAGGCCACCTGCACAATCTGGCTCTTGCTGACAACTGCCTCTCTGAGAACTACAAGGAGACAGCAGCTGCTCTCCACACCCTGCCAGATCTGCGGAGGCTCGACTTGTCAGGAAACTCTCTAACGGAAGACATGGCAGCCCTCATGCTGCAGAACCTCTCTTCACTGGAGGCTGTGTCCTTGGCAAGGAACACCCTGATGAGGCTTGATGACTGTGTCTTTGAGGGCCTGGAGCACCTCAGGGAACTGGATTTGCAGAGGAACTACATCTTTGAGATTGAGGGTGGTGCTTTTGATGGCTTGACTGAGCTGAGACGCCTCAACTTGGCCTACAACAACCTCCCCTGCATTGTGGACTTTGGTCTCACACAGCTACAGTTTCTAAACATCAGCTACAATGCCCTGGAGTGGTTCCTGGCAGCCAAGGAGGAGGCTGCCTTTGAGCTGGAGATGCTGGACCTGTCTCACAACCAACTGCTGTTCTTCCCTCTCCTACCCCAGTGCAGTAAGTTGCACACTCTCCTGCTACGGGACAACAACATGGGCTTCTACAGGGACTTGTACAATACCTCGTCACCGCAGGAGATGGTGGCCCAGTTCCTCCTTGTGGACGGCAATGTGACCAACATCACCACTGTCAGCCTCTGGGAAGAGTTTGCCTCCAGTGACCTGGCAGCTCTTCACTTCCTGGACATGAGCCAGAACCAGTTCCAGTACCTGCCAGATGGCTTCCTAAAGAAAATGCCTTCCCTCTCCCACCTGAACCTCAACCAGAATTGCCTGATGATGCTCCACATCCGGGAGCATGAGCCCCCAGCCACACTTAAAGAACTAGACCTGAGCCACAACCAGCTCTCAGAGCTACACTTGGCTCCAGGGCTTACGGGCTGCCTAAGGAGCCTCCGCTTGTTTAATCTGAGCTCCAACCAGCTCCAGGGTGTCCCCACTGGCCTTTTTGCCAATGCCAGTAACATCACTACAATTGACATGAGCCATAATCAGGTCTTACTTTGTCCCCAGCCAGCTCCCTTAGATAGGGCAGGACCCCCCAGCTGTgtggatttcagaaatatgacATCTTTAAGGAGCCTCTCTCTGGAGGGCTGTGGGTTAGGGGCATTACAAGACTGCCCATTCCAAGGGACGGCTCTCACTCACTTAGACCTGTCCAGCAACTGGGGGATTCTGAATGGGAGCATTGCTCCTCTCCAGGATATTGCCGGCACCTTACAGGTCCTATCTCTCAGGAACGTGGGCCTCAATTCTGGCTTCACAGAATTGGACTTTTCTGGATTTGGGAATCTGAGGGACTTGGATCTGTCAGGAAATTTCTTGACTAGCTTCCCGAGGTTCAGGAGCAGCCTGGCTCTGCAGACCCTGGATCTCCGCAGAAACTCTCTCACTGCCCTTCCTCAGAGGGCTGTGTCTGAGCAGCTCCTGAGGAGTCTGCAGACCATCTACCTCAGTCAGAATCCATATGACTGCTGTGGAGTGGAGGGATGGGGGGCCCTGCAGCACCTGAAGAGCGTCGCCGACTTGGCCATGGTCACTTGCAACCTCTCCTCCAAGGTCATTCGTGTGCTGGAGCTGCCAGGCGGCGTGCCTCAGGACTGCAAGTGGGAGCGGGTAGACATGGGCCTGCTCTACCTTGTGCTTATTCTCCCCAGTTGCCTCACCCTATTGGTGGCCTGCACTGTGATCTTCCTCACTTTTAAGAAGCCTTTGCTTCAGGTAATCAAGAGCCGCTGCCACTGGTCCTCCATATACTGA